Below is a window of Halarcobacter anaerophilus DNA.
TACATTTTCATCAAGAAAATATTTCTGCAAGATTTTTTTTGAGTTTGGACCTTGAAGATCAAGTTTGGAAACCTCTTTTGATCTATCATCCAAACTTCCGCTTTTTAATCTGCTTGTGATAGTTTTAAAATCAACTGCAGCTCTTGAGGCATTAACTACAATCATAAGTTCATCAATACTAAGTCTATAAATAATAAGGTCGTCAATAACTCCTCCTTTTTCATTTAATAAAAAACCGTATTTGCATTTACCTGTTTTAAGGGTATCTATGTTTATTGAAGTTGCTTCGTTTATACCCGAAGTTTTAATATTGCCTTTGAAGAAAAACTCTCCCATATGTGAAGTATCGAAAAGTGCCGCATCATTTCTACAAAAACCGTGTTCGGCAATAATACCGTCAAACTGTATAGGCATTTCCCATCCCGCAAAGGAAACCATCTTGCATTTTATATTCATCTGTTCTTCATAAAGTGCTGTTCTTTGCAAATTTTCCATATCCATCCTTTAAATTGTTTCCTCAATTTTAAAATAAGGTCAAAAAATTTCTATACAAATATTTTAAAAAACAAAAGGGGCAAAAAAGTATCAAAAAAAATCTCTTTTAAAATTTAGCTGTTTATCATATATACAGCCTTTAAGAACTGAAGTTTTATATGAAATTCATTTTATTATAATAACTATTTATAGAAGTTTTATAAGTAAAAATAATAAATTTTTAAGTTTAGACTAAGAATATAGAATGTATACTTTCAAAACTTAAAGGAAAAAAATTATCCTTTGATAGTTTTTATAAGGAGTTAAAAAGATGGCATGCGACACAGGAGCAAAAGCAATAGAAGAGACAAAAGTTTCAAATGAAGAGAATAAAAAAAATATAGAAAAAAAGGAAGAAAAAATGAGTTCAAGTTTAGTATTAAGAAAAGTACCTGAGTTTAAAATGGATGCGTATGATGCAAAAACAGGTCATTATACAGAAGTTAGCAGTGAAGATTATAAAGGTAAATGGCATGTAGTTTGTTTTTATCCGGCAGATTTTACCTTTGTTTGTCCAACAGAGATTGCGGCAATGAATGCAAAATATGATGAGTTTCAAGAGTTAGGAGTAGAGATTTTAGCAGTATCAACAGATACAAAATTTTCTCACAAAAGATTTGTAGAGACTGAGCCATTATTAAAAGATTTAAAACTAACAATAGGTGCAGACGGTACAGGAGAAGTAAGTAGAGCATTTGGAGTAATGATAGAAGAAGAAGGGCAAGCACTAAGAGGAAGATTTTTAATAAATCCAGACGGTGTAGTTGTAGCACAAGAGGTACAAGCTCCAATGGTAGGAAGAAACGTAAAAGAGTTTTTAAGACAAGTAAAAGCTTGGCAGCATGCAAGTAAAACAGGAGAGGTTTGTCCTGCTGGATGGACTCCTGGTAAAAAAACACTTCCAGTTAATACTGACGTTGAGCAAATGACTGGTAGAGTCGGTGACTACATTACTATTGATGAAATTATGGCTTAATAAAAGGGTTAGTAATATACTAACCTCTTTTAAATAGGAGAAAATATGAAAATTTTAATATCAATATTTTTATTTGTAAATTTTATCTTTGCCTCAACTATAAAAGTAGGTGATGATTTATCTACTTTAAAAGTAAGCGATCAATTTGATAAAGTACTGCAAGTAAATGAAAATATAAAAAAACTGATTGTTGTTTTTTCTAAAGATAAAGGAAATGAAATAAAAAGTTTTTTTGAAACAAATCCAAACTATTTAAAATCAAATAATGCAATATATTTAGCAGACGTAAGCGCTGCACCGGGATTTGTCACAAATATGTTTATGGTTCCGAAATTTAAAAAATACAATTACTCTATCGGACTTATAAGAGATGAAAAACTAGCTAATAGTTTCCCTAAAAAAGATGAAGAGAGTATAACAATTATAGAATTAGATAAAAACAAAGTTTCCTCTATCAAATATGAAAGAAGTCTAAAATAGGCTTCTTTTTTTAATCATTAAATCAAAATTAATCTATAAAATTTTATACCCTGCACCGTAAATATTTTTAATTGTATCTTTTGGAAGTTTTTTTCTTAGACGTTTTATTATATCTTTTAGTTTTGAGCTGTTTTCAAAATCTATAATATCATCCCAAAGATAGAGTGCTATTTCATCACTTGAAAAAATTTTCTCTTTTTTTGAAGTAAGAAGTTCAAAAAGAAGTATTTCATGTTTTGTAAGTTTTATTTCGTTTTTATTTTCAAAAAGTTTTTTTGCACTTTTATCCCAAAATAATCCATTTTCTAAAACTATTTTTTCACTTTTGCTGTTCAACTCTTTATATTGTTTGGCGGCTTCGTTTAATGCCTCTTTTAATTTCCCTCTGGAGATTGGTTTTGGAAGATATTTTGTCAAATTTAATTCAGCTGCAAAAAGAAGTTTATCTTGTTCTAAATGTGCCGTTAGGATTATTATTCTTGTGAGTTTATCTTCTTCTCTTATC
It encodes the following:
- a CDS encoding peroxiredoxin, with protein sequence MDAYDAKTGHYTEVSSEDYKGKWHVVCFYPADFTFVCPTEIAAMNAKYDEFQELGVEILAVSTDTKFSHKRFVETEPLLKDLKLTIGADGTGEVSRAFGVMIEEEGQALRGRFLINPDGVVVAQEVQAPMVGRNVKEFLRQVKAWQHASKTGEVCPAGWTPGKKTLPVNTDVEQMTGRVGDYITIDEIMA
- a CDS encoding response regulator transcription factor, with translation MDDLTLLYAEDEIETRENYGRYLKRYFKEIYLVSNGKEAIEIYKKYKPDIMLLDINMPCLNGLELTKQIREEDKLTRIIILTAHLEQDKLLFAAELNLTKYLPKPISRGKLKEALNEAAKQYKELNSKSEKIVLENGLFWDKSAKKLFENKNEIKLTKHEILLFELLTSKKEKIFSSDEIALYLWDDIIDFENSSKLKDIIKRLRKKLPKDTIKNIYGAGYKIL